In Calothrix sp. PCC 7507, one DNA window encodes the following:
- a CDS encoding sensor histidine kinase, with protein sequence MHIEEPATQQMKAHFSAQSFQTVADQMWNQEACQQYQKRERLLQSVRSLVYSCSQLEPMLQTILEEMQQVLSTDKIIIYRFHPDGSGEIAFESVALPLISSKDLDIPDIMAVLGKIPLMRALEVKANLVMPIILPASENNQNSLWGLLIAHNSEPSPTWQQWEIESLKELSREMAIAIQQFQLWERVQLAETQAREKSQQLKITLEELQYTQSQLLQNEKMANIGRLVADMANEIYHPVNFIDSNLQPVSQYTEDLIKLIELYQRHYPHPTPILASYLQDLNFDFIKADLLKLLWSTRSGSERIKEIVFALQSFSGFDQAQMTKINVHTGLESVLRILQHRLKEKPNRPGIEVIKDFGELPLVKCYPGELNQVFMNILTNAIDAVEEKIRQDDSFLPKIWIRTEIVSRHLSLVNSHKPGIVDKKHNIIIHISDNGKGILPHIQRRIFEPFFTTKPVGKGLGLSISQQIIVEKHQGKLKCNSQLGQGTEFVIEMNLTAKYYSNMKKHASTRSLKYVPREWNQSSKLTGVFPVTE encoded by the coding sequence ATGCATATCGAAGAACCCGCTACCCAGCAGATGAAAGCTCATTTCTCAGCACAAAGCTTTCAAACTGTCGCCGACCAAATGTGGAACCAAGAAGCCTGTCAACAGTATCAAAAGCGAGAACGCCTGCTTCAATCCGTGCGATCGCTCGTGTATTCTTGTTCTCAGCTAGAGCCAATGCTGCAAACTATCTTGGAGGAAATGCAGCAGGTTTTGTCAACTGACAAAATAATAATTTATCGTTTTCATCCAGACGGAAGCGGTGAGATAGCTTTTGAGTCGGTGGCGTTACCGTTGATATCCTCAAAGGATTTGGATATTCCAGATATTATGGCTGTTTTGGGAAAAATTCCCTTGATGCGTGCGCTTGAGGTTAAAGCTAATTTAGTGATGCCGATTATTTTACCAGCGTCAGAGAATAACCAAAATTCTTTGTGGGGATTATTAATTGCTCATAACTCCGAGCCATCTCCTACGTGGCAGCAGTGGGAGATAGAGTCTTTAAAAGAACTAAGTAGGGAAATGGCGATCGCTATCCAGCAATTTCAACTCTGGGAACGAGTCCAATTAGCTGAAACACAAGCTAGGGAAAAATCACAACAGCTGAAAATCACCCTAGAAGAACTCCAATATACCCAAAGCCAGCTATTACAAAATGAGAAAATGGCTAATATCGGCCGACTGGTGGCGGATATGGCTAACGAAATTTATCACCCTGTTAACTTCATCGACAGCAATCTCCAACCTGTCAGTCAATATACAGAAGACTTAATTAAACTGATTGAACTTTATCAACGCCATTACCCACATCCTACCCCAATACTAGCCTCATATCTGCAAGACCTTAATTTTGATTTTATCAAGGCAGATTTATTGAAATTACTGTGGTCAACACGATCAGGATCTGAGCGCATTAAAGAAATTGTCTTCGCCTTGCAAAGTTTTTCGGGCTTTGATCAAGCACAAATGACAAAAATTAATGTACATACAGGACTTGAGAGTGTTCTCAGAATTTTGCAACATCGCCTCAAAGAAAAGCCTAATCGACCAGGAATTGAGGTAATTAAAGACTTTGGAGAATTACCCTTAGTCAAGTGTTATCCAGGGGAGTTAAACCAGGTGTTTATGAATATATTAACTAATGCCATTGATGCTGTGGAAGAAAAGATCAGACAGGATGATTCATTCCTGCCTAAAATTTGGATTCGTACAGAAATTGTCAGTAGACATTTATCATTAGTTAATAGTCATAAGCCTGGAATCGTTGATAAAAAACACAATATCATAATACATATATCTGATAATGGTAAAGGTATATTGCCTCATATTCAAAGGCGAATATTTGAACCATTTTTTACTACCAAACCAGTAGGAAAGGGATTGGGTCTTTCAATTAGCCAGCAGATTATTGTGGAAAAACATCAGGGTAAACTCAAATGCAATTCTCAATTAGGGCAAGGTACAGAGTTTGTCATTGAGATGAATTTAACAGCAAAATATTATAGCAATATGAAAAAACATGCCAGTACAAGAAGTTTGAAGTATGTACCCCGTGAGTGGAATCAAAGTAGCAAATTAACTGGCGTGTTCCCAGTCACTGAGTAA
- a CDS encoding AAA-like domain-containing protein, whose protein sequence is MTIDEVVLLLKASQSNGLTTLQEMVLRSSWAGKTYTNIALEAHYGEERVRKVASNLWQVLSDFWQEPINKFNFRQILESRRLTKAQQQLIKEFNRTATAISLEFPSGPVSLNSRFYIPRQPIEEHAYAEMAEPGSVVCIRGSKKMGKSSLILRMLSHADHQGFHTVSIDFQQADKAVFASLDKFLRWLCANISRELQLEPKLNDYWDEEMGSKVSCSIYFQKYLLSTVDSPLVLVLNEVDWVFEYPEIAGEFLPLVRSWYEQAKSVEIWQKLRLILVYSTEIIVPLKLTQSPFNVGLTIKLPNFTKKQVQDLAERHGLDWTDGKDTENLMKMVGGHPYLVRLALYHLVGKGGLERNLGQLLQQAPTTSGIYHEYLRQYVLTLQQEPELGSAFYEVVKATEPVKLEPVLGYQLKNMGLVNLEGDRFTPMCELYRLYFREQLNMSEDASNPRMEQLEKENQQLRALSSLDELTQLANRRYFQTYLQIELQRVVHESSAHPRHEITPVSLILCDIDYFKIYNKTYGNSIGDQCLQQIAQTIQNCVKLPLGNASLSYAKMTTTDSSHRAWQTSLTAHAGDEYSSVLVARYGGEEFAILTHAHATTAINIAEQIREQVKALAIKCEYPGIGGLPASVLTVSLGVASFIPNAETQPANLVNAAEQALYLAKRQGRDRVIFHEVI, encoded by the coding sequence ATGACTATAGATGAAGTTGTACTGCTACTAAAAGCCAGTCAAAGTAACGGTTTGACGACACTCCAAGAGATGGTGTTGCGCTCGTCGTGGGCAGGTAAAACTTACACTAATATAGCTTTAGAAGCGCACTACGGAGAAGAGCGTGTGAGGAAAGTCGCTTCTAATTTATGGCAAGTTCTGAGTGATTTTTGGCAAGAACCTATCAATAAATTTAACTTCCGCCAAATTCTAGAATCTCGGCGTTTGACTAAAGCACAACAACAGTTAATCAAGGAATTTAACCGTACAGCCACCGCCATTTCCCTAGAATTTCCTAGTGGTCCCGTATCACTTAACTCTAGATTCTACATTCCTCGCCAGCCAATCGAGGAACATGCCTACGCGGAAATGGCAGAACCAGGGAGTGTCGTCTGTATTAGAGGTAGCAAAAAGATGGGAAAAAGCTCTCTCATCTTACGTATGCTGTCACACGCAGATCATCAAGGCTTTCACACCGTAAGTATAGACTTTCAACAAGCCGATAAAGCAGTATTTGCCAGCTTAGATAAATTTTTACGCTGGTTATGTGCCAACATCAGTCGAGAGTTGCAGCTAGAACCCAAACTCAATGATTATTGGGATGAGGAGATGGGTAGCAAAGTCAGTTGCTCTATCTATTTCCAGAAGTATTTACTCTCGACTGTGGATAGTCCTCTGGTATTGGTATTAAACGAAGTGGATTGGGTGTTTGAATATCCAGAAATTGCTGGAGAATTTTTACCACTAGTGCGTTCCTGGTATGAACAAGCTAAAAGTGTGGAAATTTGGCAAAAACTCCGCCTTATTCTAGTTTATTCAACAGAAATTATTGTCCCCTTAAAACTGACTCAATCTCCATTTAATGTTGGATTGACAATCAAGCTACCAAACTTTACCAAAAAGCAGGTACAGGATTTAGCAGAACGTCACGGACTAGATTGGACAGATGGTAAGGATACTGAGAATTTAATGAAGATGGTGGGGGGACATCCTTATTTAGTGAGATTAGCTTTGTATCACCTTGTGGGTAAGGGGGGGTTAGAACGGAATTTAGGACAATTGTTGCAACAAGCGCCTACAACATCGGGAATTTATCATGAGTATTTAAGGCAGTATGTATTAACGCTGCAACAGGAACCAGAACTGGGTTCTGCTTTCTATGAAGTGGTTAAGGCTACAGAGCCGGTGAAATTAGAGCCAGTTCTGGGATATCAGTTAAAGAATATGGGGTTGGTTAACTTAGAAGGCGATCGCTTTACTCCCATGTGTGAGTTGTATCGTCTATATTTTCGTGAGCAACTCAACATGAGTGAGGATGCGAGCAATCCCCGGATGGAACAGTTGGAAAAAGAAAACCAACAGTTACGAGCTCTCTCTAGCCTAGATGAATTAACTCAGTTAGCCAATCGTCGCTACTTTCAAACCTATCTGCAAATAGAGTTGCAAAGAGTTGTTCACGAGAGTTCCGCTCATCCACGCCATGAAATTACCCCTGTGTCTTTAATTTTATGCGATATTGACTATTTCAAAATTTACAATAAAACCTATGGTAACAGCATAGGCGACCAATGTTTGCAACAAATCGCCCAAACTATTCAAAACTGTGTGAAACTTCCCCTGGGAAATGCCAGCCTTTCATATGCCAAGATGACGACGACTGATTCATCTCATAGGGCTTGGCAAACTTCCCTGACTGCACATGCTGGTGATGAATACAGTTCCGTATTAGTCGCTCGTTATGGTGGTGAAGAATTTGCCATTCTTACCCATGCTCATGCTACTACAGCCATAAACATAGCCGAACAAATTCGCGAACAAGTCAAAGCTTTGGCAATTAAGTGTGAGTATCCTGGGATTGGTGGACTACCTGCATCTGTTTTAACTGTCAGTTTAGGTGTGGCTAGCTTCATTCCCAATGCTGAAACTCAGCCAGCTAACTTAGTAAATGCTGCCGAGCAAGCACTCTATCTGGCCAAAAGACAAGGACGCGATCGCGTAATTTTTCATGAGGTAATCTAA
- a CDS encoding Uma2 family endonuclease: protein MVKTPPQYSLTIPRLENGDKLTRYEFERRYNAMSNLKKAELIEGIVYLMPAALRFRSHGQPHGWILTWLGTYEASTPGVALGVEPTVRLDLDNAPQPDVVLLIDQEAGGQTRISDDDYIEGSPELVIEIAASSVSIDLHGKKQAYRRNGVKEYIVWQVLDQKLSWFYLEQGEYVELGTDTEGICRSQVFPGLWLGVAELLAGNMQGVLAILQAGLQSPEHAAFVQDITNKSSS, encoded by the coding sequence ATGGTAAAAACACCCCCCCAGTATTCTTTAACAATTCCCCGTTTGGAAAATGGCGACAAGCTCACCCGTTACGAATTTGAGCGGCGCTATAACGCCATGTCCAATCTCAAAAAAGCCGAATTGATCGAAGGAATCGTCTATCTTATGCCTGCGGCTCTACGCTTCAGAAGTCACGGTCAACCTCATGGTTGGATTCTGACATGGCTCGGTACTTACGAAGCCTCTACTCCTGGTGTAGCCTTGGGAGTAGAACCTACAGTACGTCTAGACTTGGATAACGCACCTCAACCGGATGTAGTTCTTCTCATTGATCAAGAAGCAGGTGGACAAACCCGGATAAGTGACGATGATTACATCGAAGGTTCACCAGAGTTAGTTATTGAAATTGCCGCTAGCAGCGTCTCCATTGACCTTCATGGCAAAAAACAAGCTTATCGCCGGAATGGAGTTAAAGAATATATAGTTTGGCAAGTACTCGATCAAAAATTGAGTTGGTTCTATTTAGAACAAGGCGAGTATGTAGAATTAGGGACTGATACTGAGGGGATTTGCCGGAGTCAGGTATTTCCAGGTTTGTGGTTAGGGGTTGCAGAGTTATTAGCAGGGAATATGCAGGGCGTGTTGGCTATTTTACAAGCAGGTTTACAGTCTCCTGAACACGCAGCATTTGTTCAGGATATTACCAACAAATCATCATCCTAA
- the fba gene encoding class II fructose-bisphosphate aldolase (catalyzes the reversible aldol condensation of dihydroxyacetonephosphate and glyceraldehyde 3-phosphate in the Calvin cycle, glycolysis, and/or gluconeogenesis), translating into MALVPLRLLLDHAAENGYGIPAFNVNNLEQIQAILKAAVETDSPVILQASRGARNYAGENFLRHLILAAVETYPQIPIVMHQDHGNAPATCYSAIKNNFTSVMMDGSLEADAKTPASFEYNVSVTREVVNVAHALGVSVEGELGCLGSLETGAGEAEDGHGFEGTLDHSQLLTDPDEAVNFVEATQVDALAVAIGTSHGAYKFTRKPTGEILAISRIEEIHRRLPNTHLVMHGSSSVPEDLIALINQYGGAIPETYGVPVEEIQKGIKSGVRKVNIDTDNRLAITAAVREALAKNPKEFDPRHFLKPSITYMQKVCADRYNQFGTAGNASKIKQISLEDFAAKYAKGELNVVTKAAAKV; encoded by the coding sequence ATGGCGCTTGTACCACTGCGGCTGTTGTTGGATCACGCAGCTGAAAACGGTTACGGCATCCCAGCTTTCAACGTTAACAATTTAGAGCAGATTCAGGCAATCCTGAAGGCTGCTGTCGAGACAGATAGCCCCGTAATTTTGCAAGCTTCTCGTGGCGCTCGTAATTATGCAGGAGAAAACTTCCTCCGCCACCTAATTTTGGCAGCGGTAGAAACCTATCCTCAGATTCCCATTGTCATGCACCAAGATCATGGTAATGCTCCTGCTACCTGCTACTCAGCAATTAAGAACAACTTCACCAGCGTCATGATGGATGGTTCTTTAGAAGCTGATGCTAAGACCCCCGCAAGCTTCGAGTATAACGTCAGTGTCACCCGCGAAGTGGTGAATGTCGCTCATGCTTTGGGTGTCAGCGTTGAAGGTGAACTCGGTTGTTTGGGTTCTCTAGAAACTGGTGCCGGTGAAGCTGAAGATGGACATGGTTTTGAGGGTACACTCGACCACTCCCAATTGCTAACCGACCCCGATGAAGCTGTTAACTTCGTAGAAGCAACCCAAGTAGATGCTTTAGCGGTTGCTATTGGCACCAGTCACGGTGCTTACAAGTTTACCCGCAAGCCGACTGGCGAAATTTTGGCCATCAGCCGCATTGAAGAAATTCACCGTCGTTTGCCTAACACTCACTTGGTAATGCATGGTTCCTCCTCCGTACCTGAAGATTTAATTGCACTGATTAACCAATATGGTGGTGCAATTCCTGAAACCTATGGTGTACCTGTAGAGGAAATCCAAAAAGGTATCAAGAGCGGTGTACGTAAGGTCAACATTGACACCGACAACCGTCTGGCAATTACGGCTGCAGTCCGTGAAGCTTTGGCAAAAAATCCCAAGGAATTTGACCCCCGTCACTTCCTCAAGCCCTCTATTACATACATGCAGAAGGTTTGTGCCGATCGCTATAACCAATTTGGTACCGCTGGTAATGCTAGCAAAATTAAGCAGATTTCTCTGGAAGATTTTGCTGCTAAGTATGCTAAGGGTGAACTTAACGTTGTCACCAAGGCTGCTGCTAAAGTTTAG
- a CDS encoding amino acid transporter gives MAKPIISPKNLSNQFIHWLLEEDRREKEGPYRKEEAHRKHPWWQVMCLTGVDYFSTLGYQPGIAALAAGALSPIATLILVLLTLFGALPIYRRIAAKSFQGEGSIAMLEHLLPWWQGKLLVLCLLGFVATDFIITITLSAADATAHIIENPLTPMLLHNQGIAITLILVALLGAVFLRGFKEAIGIAVFLVGVYLLLNMIVVGVGVYQIVIRPSAIANWYTALFAQHSNFLVLIGAALLLFPKLALGLSGFETGVTVMPLVQGSSSDTPDYPRGRIRNTRKLLTTAAVIMSFFLITTSFITTLLIPAAEFATGGKANGRALAYLAHLYLGNGFGTIYDLSTISILWFAGASAMAGLLNIVPRYLPRYGMAPNWARAARPLVLVYTAIAFVVTIIFRANVEAQGGAYATGVLVLISSAAFAVTLSAHRHRSKRGTIVFSIITLVFIYTTIVNIIERPEGIKIAAFFIGTIIITSLVSRVWRSTELRVEQIEIDETARQFLSQESQGVIRLIANRLNAGDVEEYFLKEKEVREDNHIPPNDPILFLEIQVSDASEFADVIRVKGVQVGDYRILRAESAAVPNAIAALLFYIRDQTGKIPHAYFGWVEGNPIQYLLRFILFGEGDIAVVTREVLRRAEKNPQKRPAVHVGG, from the coding sequence ATGGCTAAACCAATTATTTCCCCAAAAAATCTCAGTAATCAGTTTATCCACTGGTTGCTCGAAGAAGACAGACGCGAAAAAGAGGGGCCCTACCGGAAAGAAGAAGCACACCGCAAGCATCCCTGGTGGCAAGTGATGTGTTTAACTGGTGTAGATTATTTCTCAACCCTTGGTTATCAACCGGGGATTGCCGCACTAGCAGCAGGCGCTCTTTCTCCTATAGCTACCCTGATTTTGGTTCTATTAACACTCTTTGGCGCATTGCCAATCTATCGGCGGATTGCAGCCAAGAGCTTTCAGGGCGAAGGGTCTATAGCCATGCTAGAACACTTGCTCCCTTGGTGGCAAGGTAAACTTCTGGTGTTGTGCCTACTCGGTTTTGTGGCAACTGACTTCATTATTACTATTACTCTCTCAGCTGCCGATGCCACAGCCCATATTATCGAAAATCCGCTCACCCCGATGCTACTTCACAATCAGGGCATTGCTATCACCCTGATATTAGTGGCGCTACTAGGTGCAGTTTTCTTAAGAGGGTTCAAAGAAGCTATTGGGATTGCAGTGTTTTTGGTGGGAGTTTATCTGCTGTTAAATATGATTGTAGTGGGCGTTGGTGTGTATCAGATCGTCATTCGCCCATCAGCGATCGCTAATTGGTACACTGCACTTTTTGCACAACACTCTAACTTTTTAGTACTCATTGGTGCCGCTCTGCTATTATTCCCCAAGCTAGCACTGGGATTATCAGGCTTTGAGACTGGAGTAACTGTGATGCCTCTTGTCCAGGGTAGCAGTAGTGATACCCCCGATTATCCCAGAGGACGTATTCGCAACACGCGCAAGCTATTAACCACTGCTGCGGTGATTATGAGCTTCTTTTTAATCACTACCAGCTTTATCACTACTCTACTAATTCCCGCCGCCGAATTTGCCACAGGAGGCAAAGCCAACGGACGTGCTTTAGCTTATTTAGCACATCTGTATTTAGGAAATGGCTTTGGCACCATTTACGATCTGAGTACTATTTCCATTCTGTGGTTTGCAGGTGCATCAGCAATGGCAGGACTGCTCAACATCGTACCTCGCTATTTACCACGCTATGGCATGGCTCCGAATTGGGCACGAGCAGCACGACCTTTAGTGTTGGTCTATACAGCGATCGCCTTTGTCGTCACAATTATCTTTCGGGCAAATGTGGAAGCCCAAGGTGGGGCTTATGCAACTGGTGTGCTGGTGTTGATTAGTTCAGCGGCTTTTGCTGTCACCTTATCAGCCCATCGTCATCGCTCAAAGCGGGGAACAATCGTATTTAGCATTATCACCCTAGTATTTATATATACTACTATTGTCAATATTATCGAAAGACCAGAAGGGATTAAAATCGCTGCGTTCTTCATCGGTACGATCATCATCACCTCCCTAGTTTCCCGCGTTTGGCGATCAACCGAGCTGCGGGTAGAGCAGATCGAAATTGATGAAACAGCCCGCCAATTCCTTAGCCAAGAGAGTCAGGGAGTAATCCGACTGATTGCTAATCGCTTGAATGCGGGTGATGTGGAAGAGTATTTTTTAAAAGAGAAAGAGGTACGCGAGGATAACCATATTCCACCCAATGATCCCATTCTCTTTTTAGAGATTCAGGTATCTGATGCGTCAGAATTTGCGGATGTGATTAGAGTGAAAGGGGTACAAGTTGGGGATTACCGCATCCTCCGCGCTGAGAGTGCAGCAGTTCCTAATGCGATCGCCGCTTTACTGTTCTACATTCGCGATCAAACTGGTAAGATTCCTCATGCCTACTTTGGTTGGGTAGAGGGAAACCCCATTCAGTACTTGTTGCGGTTCATCTTGTTTGGCGAGGGCGATATTGCTGTAGTCACCCGTGAAGTACTCCGTCGAGCCGAAAAGAATCCGCAAAAGCGCCCTGCGGTTCATGTCGGGGGTTAA
- a CDS encoding GAF domain-containing protein → MNDDETSTRLELQQCHKQLQLSGQYQKILARTIAKIRASVNLESLCSTTCQDICRQLKIERVAIYCFNADWSGSFINSFGFAQSPWDTLTAFGQDLVWEDSHLRETQGGRYRKNEAFSVADIYEAGHARCHIEVLEQFQIRAYAIAPIFVGTRLWGLLAAYQHSAPQNWYSDEVEFLAQAASYLGVAMQQAEILGTSKQRTAELQDAIARQRALTEVVGNIRSSLNTEIILDTACQELCKLLKLERAAVYRFNEDWSGEFISQFGMVEAQWYGVNPFGKNLVWEDTYLQETKGGRYRNNESFTINDIYQAGHTRCHIDILEQFKIRAYTLVPIFIGKKLWGLLAAYQHSGPRQWVNYEVEFLGQIGAQLGVAIQQAENLTQSKQQASALQDAIARQRALTEVVGKIRSSLDIDLIVKTTCQEVCKLLKVERVGVYRFNEDWSGEFVSNFGMVEAQWDSINPFGKNLVWEDTHLQETKGGRYRNNENFAVNDIYQAGHSRCHLDILQQFKIRAYVLTPIFVGRKLWGLLAAYQHSAPCQWESVEVEFLGQVASQLGVALQSSQMVTQIQTRADELHQSAEQRRVLFDLVVKIRESLDLETIFQSTVHEVRRSLKTDRVGIFRFDTNVGFCSGEFIAEDVLPQFDSTLTVKVQDYCFGDQYAPQYRQVQVISDVNSIGSKVPHLDVIERFQVKAQIIVPLMEGDELWGLLCIHQCTHARNWEEVELDFVTQVAAQISVALRQANLFQQSSLLGQTREEANQLAQALKELRTAQMQIIHAEKMASLGQLVAGIAHEINNPINFIHGNLEYAHQYTKELLRCVELYLHHYPDAAPEIKEFWQKAEIEFIFNDLPKLFQSMQVGTDRVRDIVTSLRNFSRLDEADFKTADIHEGIDSTLMILQHRLKPSAHSPAINISKDYDALPLVECYPGQLNQVLMNLLSNALDALEERNAQATPEAITANPSEIRISTSLLNQDWILIRIADNGLGIDEKILSRLFDPFFTTKVVGKGTGLGLSISYQIVTDKHHGKIYCQSEPGKGTEFVVELPIRQAIAKNQ, encoded by the coding sequence ATGAACGATGATGAAACGTCAACCCGTTTAGAACTGCAACAATGTCACAAGCAGTTACAGCTTTCAGGTCAGTACCAAAAAATCTTGGCGAGGACTATAGCGAAGATTCGCGCATCTGTAAATCTAGAATCCCTGTGTTCAACTACTTGTCAAGATATTTGTCGCCAATTAAAGATTGAGCGAGTGGCAATCTACTGCTTTAACGCTGACTGGAGCGGTAGTTTCATCAATAGTTTTGGCTTTGCACAATCTCCCTGGGATACACTGACAGCCTTTGGGCAAGACTTGGTGTGGGAAGATTCCCATTTGCGAGAAACCCAGGGAGGGAGATATCGCAAAAATGAGGCATTTTCCGTGGCTGACATTTACGAAGCGGGACATGCTCGTTGTCATATTGAGGTATTAGAACAGTTTCAGATTCGTGCATATGCAATTGCCCCTATTTTTGTAGGCACACGATTATGGGGACTGCTGGCAGCCTATCAACACTCCGCTCCGCAAAATTGGTATTCTGACGAAGTCGAATTCTTAGCACAAGCTGCAAGTTATCTCGGTGTAGCAATGCAGCAAGCAGAAATCCTCGGGACTTCCAAACAACGCACAGCAGAACTGCAAGATGCAATTGCACGGCAACGTGCCTTAACGGAAGTGGTGGGGAACATTCGCTCGTCTTTGAACACCGAAATTATTCTGGACACCGCCTGTCAAGAACTCTGCAAACTCCTGAAGCTAGAACGGGCAGCGGTTTACCGCTTTAATGAAGACTGGAGCGGCGAATTTATTAGCCAGTTCGGCATGGTAGAGGCCCAGTGGTATGGGGTCAATCCGTTTGGCAAAAATTTGGTTTGGGAGGATACCTACCTCCAAGAAACCAAAGGTGGGCGCTACCGCAATAACGAAAGTTTTACCATCAACGACATCTACCAAGCTGGACACACCCGTTGTCATATCGACATTCTCGAGCAATTCAAGATTAGAGCCTATACCTTAGTGCCCATCTTCATTGGCAAAAAACTATGGGGACTGCTAGCAGCATATCAACACTCAGGACCCCGCCAATGGGTAAATTACGAAGTTGAGTTTCTCGGACAAATAGGGGCACAATTGGGAGTTGCAATTCAGCAAGCCGAGAATTTGACTCAGTCGAAACAACAGGCTTCTGCCCTACAAGATGCGATCGCCCGACAACGGGCACTGACGGAAGTGGTTGGTAAAATTCGCTCCTCCTTAGATATTGATTTGATCGTGAAAACAACTTGTCAAGAAGTTTGTAAACTGCTAAAAGTTGAGCGAGTCGGTGTTTATCGCTTTAATGAAGATTGGAGTGGTGAATTTGTCAGTAATTTCGGCATGGTAGAGGCACAGTGGGACAGCATCAATCCATTTGGCAAAAATTTAGTCTGGGAAGATACCCACCTGCAAGAAACTAAAGGCGGACGCTACCGCAACAACGAAAATTTTGCTGTAAATGATATTTATCAAGCCGGACACTCGCGCTGCCACTTAGATATTTTGCAGCAATTCAAAATTCGCGCCTATGTTTTGACCCCAATCTTTGTAGGACGGAAGTTATGGGGATTGTTAGCTGCTTATCAACATTCTGCACCGTGCCAGTGGGAGAGTGTGGAAGTGGAATTTTTGGGACAAGTTGCTAGCCAACTCGGAGTAGCGCTACAAAGTTCGCAAATGGTGACCCAAATTCAAACTCGTGCTGATGAACTGCACCAATCTGCAGAACAGCGCCGGGTTTTATTTGACCTGGTCGTCAAAATTCGGGAATCCTTGGATTTGGAAACGATATTTCAGAGTACAGTACACGAAGTGCGGCGATCGCTGAAGACAGATCGAGTCGGCATCTTCCGTTTTGATACTAATGTCGGTTTTTGCAGTGGGGAATTTATTGCTGAAGATGTGCTACCCCAGTTTGATTCTACTCTAACCGTGAAGGTGCAAGACTATTGCTTCGGCGACCAATATGCACCGCAGTATCGCCAAGTGCAAGTAATCTCTGATGTCAACAGTATTGGCTCCAAGGTACCTCACCTAGATGTAATTGAGCGATTCCAAGTCAAAGCACAGATTATTGTGCCACTGATGGAAGGTGACGAGCTATGGGGTTTGTTGTGCATTCACCAATGCACTCATGCACGTAATTGGGAAGAGGTGGAATTGGATTTTGTGACTCAAGTCGCAGCCCAAATCAGTGTAGCCCTGCGTCAAGCCAACTTGTTCCAACAATCCAGTTTGCTGGGTCAAACTCGTGAAGAAGCAAATCAACTTGCCCAGGCGTTGAAAGAACTCCGCACTGCCCAAATGCAAATAATCCATGCTGAAAAAATGGCCAGCTTGGGGCAATTGGTGGCAGGGATTGCTCACGAAATTAATAACCCCATTAATTTTATCCACGGCAACTTAGAATACGCCCACCAATACACCAAAGAGTTGCTTCGCTGTGTTGAGCTGTATTTGCATCATTATCCCGATGCTGCACCAGAAATAAAAGAGTTTTGGCAGAAAGCCGAAATTGAATTTATCTTTAACGACTTACCTAAATTATTCCAGTCTATGCAGGTCGGCACTGACCGCGTTCGTGACATTGTCACCTCTTTACGGAATTTCTCGCGCCTAGATGAAGCGGACTTCAAGACAGCAGATATTCACGAAGGCATCGACAGTACGTTGATGATTTTGCAACACCGCCTGAAACCCTCAGCCCATAGCCCCGCAATTAATATCAGTAAAGATTATGATGCGTTACCCCTAGTGGAATGCTATCCTGGTCAGCTGAATCAGGTATTGATGAACTTGCTGTCCAATGCTCTTGATGCGTTAGAAGAGCGAAACGCCCAAGCTACTCCCGAAGCAATTACAGCAAACCCCAGCGAAATCAGAATTTCTACCTCTCTGCTGAATCAGGACTGGATTCTCATTCGGATTGCCGACAACGGACTTGGTATAGATGAAAAAATACTGTCTCGGCTGTTCGATCCATTTTTTACGACCAAGGTTGTGGGTAAAGGCACAGGGCTAGGGCTTTCTATTAGCTATCAGATTGTGACAGATAAACATCATGGCAAAATCTACTGCCAATCTGAACCCGGCAAAGGTACAGAGTTTGTGGTTGAACTGCCGATTCGTCAGGCGATAGCTAAAAACCAGTAG